From a single Nissabacter sp. SGAir0207 genomic region:
- the uxuA gene encoding mannonate dehydratase, translating to MEQTWRWYGPADPVSLDDVRQAGATGVVTALHHIANGEVWPVEEIRARQAEIAAKGLVWSVVESIPVHEEIKTRSGNYERHIAHYQQSLRNLAACGIRTVCYNFMPVLDWTRTDLAYTLPNGAKALRFDHIAFAAFDLHLLERPGAEQEYSEAERVQAARYFEQMDEAARAQLTANIIAGLPGAEEGYTLEQFRARLATYQGIDKAALRENMAAFLRAIVPVAEEVGINLAVHPDDPPRPILGLPRIVSTQEDMQWLKEAVDSPHNGFTFCTGSYGVRADNDLVGMIDAFGDRIHFIHLRATCREENPNTFHEGEHLYGDVDMVAVIQALLREEQRRHRAGQPSAIPMRPDHGHQMLDDLHKRTNPGYSAIGRLKGLAELRGVELALKRTQFTDLPERQA from the coding sequence ATGGAACAGACATGGCGTTGGTACGGGCCGGCCGATCCGGTCTCACTGGATGATGTGCGTCAGGCGGGCGCGACCGGGGTGGTGACCGCGCTGCACCACATCGCCAATGGCGAAGTGTGGCCGGTGGAGGAGATCCGCGCGCGGCAGGCGGAGATTGCGGCCAAGGGGCTGGTGTGGTCGGTGGTGGAGAGCATCCCGGTGCATGAGGAGATCAAAACCCGCAGCGGCAACTATGAGCGCCATATCGCCCACTACCAGCAGTCGCTGCGTAACCTGGCGGCCTGCGGCATCCGCACTGTCTGCTATAACTTCATGCCGGTGCTTGACTGGACGCGCACCGATCTGGCCTACACGCTGCCAAACGGCGCGAAGGCACTGCGTTTCGACCACATCGCCTTTGCGGCCTTTGACCTGCACCTGCTGGAGCGGCCGGGGGCGGAGCAGGAGTACAGCGAGGCGGAGCGCGTGCAGGCGGCGCGCTATTTCGAGCAGATGGACGAGGCAGCGCGCGCGCAACTGACGGCCAACATCATCGCTGGCCTGCCGGGTGCGGAGGAGGGCTATACGCTGGAGCAGTTCCGCGCCCGCCTCGCCACCTATCAGGGCATCGACAAGGCGGCGCTGCGCGAGAACATGGCGGCCTTCCTGCGCGCCATCGTGCCGGTAGCGGAAGAGGTGGGGATCAATCTGGCGGTGCACCCGGACGATCCGCCGCGGCCGATCCTTGGCCTGCCGCGCATTGTCTCCACCCAGGAGGATATGCAGTGGCTGAAAGAGGCGGTGGACAGCCCGCACAATGGCTTTACCTTCTGCACCGGCTCCTACGGTGTGCGCGCCGACAACGATCTGGTGGGCATGATTGACGCCTTTGGCGACCGCATCCACTTCATCCACCTGCGCGCCACCTGCCGCGAGGAGAACCCCAACACCTTCCACGAAGGGGAGCACCTCTACGGCGACGTGGACATGGTGGCGGTGATCCAGGCCCTGCTGCGCGAGGAGCAGCGTCGCCACCGCGCGGGCCAGCCCTCCGCCATCCCGATGCGCCCGGACCACGGCCACCAGATGCTGGATGACCTGCACAAGCGCACCAACCCCGGCTACTCGGCGATTGGCCGGCTGAAGGGGCTGGCGGAGCTGCGCGGCGTGGAACTGGCGCTTAAGCGCACCCAGTTCACCGACCTGCCCGAACGGCAGGCATAA
- the yeiP gene encoding elongation factor P-like protein YeiP produces MARANEIKRGFVVNYNGKLLLVKDIDIQSPSARGASTLYKMRFADVRTGLKVEERFKGDDILDTVTLTRRSVNFSYIDGDEYVFMDDEDYTPYIFKKEQIEEELLFIPEGGMPGMQVLTLDGQILALELPQTVDLEIVETAPGIKGASASARNKPATLSTGLVIGVPEYLSAGEKITIHIAERRYMGRADK; encoded by the coding sequence ATGGCAAGAGCGAACGAAATCAAGCGCGGCTTCGTGGTTAACTACAATGGCAAGCTGCTGCTGGTTAAAGACATTGATATCCAAAGCCCGAGCGCCCGTGGCGCCAGCACCCTGTACAAAATGCGCTTCGCTGACGTGCGTACCGGCCTGAAGGTGGAGGAGCGTTTCAAGGGTGATGACATCCTGGACACCGTGACCCTGACCCGCCGCAGCGTCAACTTCTCCTACATCGATGGCGACGAGTATGTGTTCATGGATGATGAGGACTACACTCCTTACATCTTCAAAAAAGAGCAGATTGAAGAGGAGCTGCTGTTCATCCCTGAGGGCGGGATGCCGGGGATGCAGGTGCTGACGCTGGATGGCCAGATTCTGGCACTGGAGCTGCCGCAGACGGTGGATCTGGAAATTGTCGAGACTGCGCCGGGCATCAAGGGGGCGTCCGCCAGTGCGCGCAACAAGCCCGCCACCCTGAGCACCGGGCTGGTGATTGGCGTGCCGGAGTACCTGAGCGCCGGTGAGAAGATCACCATCCACATCGCCGAGCGCCGCTACATGGGGCGCGCGGACAAGTAA
- the mtr gene encoding tryptophan permease, with amino-acid sequence MSSDLTLPLSRPSAFGGAMIIAGTAVGAGMFSIPVVTSGVWFSGSVMLLAYTWLCMLLSGLFILEVALRYPAGASFHTLVRDLLGRRWSVVNGLSIAFVLYILNYAYISAGGSIIAHTFGDGISQKAAGLAFALVVALIVWHSTKAVDRLSTVLIGGMVISFALSIGNLFTQAQPALLFNTAQPDSHYAPYALAALPYLLTSFGYHGNVPGLVTYYRHQPKPVVRSLVGGTLIALTIYLVWQYVVQGNISREAFRVVIAEGGNIGSLLKQMGDASHSGMIVTLLNAFSYMALASSFLGVALGLFDYLADVCRIPGNRGGRALAALLTFAPPALGALLFPNGFLYAIGFAGLAATVWAVIVPALLVRASRRREPAATYRVPGGKAVIVFVLAFGVINAVAHLLSLADLLPVYH; translated from the coding sequence ATGTCGTCTGACCTTACCCTGCCCCTCTCCCGCCCCTCCGCCTTCGGTGGCGCGATGATTATCGCCGGCACTGCCGTCGGCGCTGGCATGTTCTCCATCCCGGTCGTGACTTCGGGCGTCTGGTTCAGCGGCTCGGTCATGCTGCTGGCCTACACCTGGCTCTGTATGCTGCTCTCTGGCCTGTTTATCCTGGAAGTGGCGCTGCGCTACCCGGCCGGGGCCAGCTTCCACACGCTGGTGCGCGACCTGCTGGGGCGGCGCTGGAGCGTGGTGAATGGCCTCTCCATCGCCTTCGTGCTCTATATCCTGAACTACGCCTACATCTCCGCTGGCGGCTCGATCATCGCCCACACCTTTGGCGACGGCATCAGCCAGAAGGCCGCCGGGCTGGCGTTCGCGCTGGTGGTGGCGCTGATTGTCTGGCACTCGACCAAGGCGGTCGATCGCCTCAGCACCGTGCTGATTGGCGGCATGGTGATCAGCTTTGCGCTCTCCATCGGCAACCTGTTTACCCAAGCGCAACCGGCGCTGCTGTTCAACACTGCCCAGCCAGACAGCCACTACGCGCCCTATGCGCTGGCGGCGCTGCCCTATCTGCTGACCTCCTTCGGCTACCACGGCAACGTGCCGGGGCTGGTGACCTACTACCGCCACCAGCCGAAGCCGGTGGTGCGCAGTCTGGTGGGTGGCACGCTGATTGCGCTGACCATCTATCTGGTGTGGCAATATGTGGTGCAGGGAAATATCAGCCGCGAGGCGTTCCGGGTGGTGATTGCCGAGGGCGGCAACATCGGCAGCCTGCTGAAGCAGATGGGCGACGCCAGCCACAGCGGCATGATTGTCACCCTGCTGAACGCCTTCTCCTATATGGCGCTGGCCAGCTCCTTCCTGGGGGTAGCGCTGGGGCTGTTTGACTACCTGGCGGACGTCTGCCGCATTCCGGGCAACCGCGGTGGCCGGGCGCTGGCGGCGCTGCTGACCTTCGCACCGCCAGCATTGGGCGCGCTGCTGTTCCCGAATGGCTTCCTCTACGCCATCGGCTTTGCCGGGCTGGCCGCCACGGTCTGGGCGGTGATTGTGCCCGCGTTGCTGGTGCGCGCCAGCCGCCGCCGTGAGCCTGCCGCCACCTACCGGGTGCCGGGCGGCAAGGCGGTGATTGTCTTCGTGCTGGCGTTCGGCGTGATCAATGCCGTCGCGCACCTGCTGTCACTGGCCGATCTGCTGCCGGTCTACCACTGA
- a CDS encoding YkgJ family cysteine cluster protein, with product MECRADCGACCIAPSISSPIPGMPDGKPANTRCVQLDEQMRCRIFHSPLRPRVCGGLQASREMCGPHRDAALIYLARLEAETAP from the coding sequence ATGGAATGCCGTGCCGATTGCGGGGCCTGCTGTATTGCACCCTCCATCTCCAGCCCGATCCCCGGAATGCCTGACGGCAAGCCAGCCAACACCCGCTGCGTCCAGCTGGATGAGCAGATGCGCTGTCGCATCTTCCACTCGCCGCTGCGCCCGCGCGTCTGCGGCGGGTTACAGGCCAGCCGCGAGATGTGCGGCCCCCACCGTGACGCGGCGCTGATCTACCTGGCGCGGCTGGAGGCGGAGACCGCCCCCTAA
- a CDS encoding sugar efflux transporter, translating into MTTPSVTARRLPDMTSAAFLLVAFLTGIAGALQTPTLSLFLSTEVHARPMMVGLFYTGSAVIGILVSQLLASWSDKRGDRRTLIFCCCLLGALACVLFAYNRNYLVLLLVGVLLSSFGSTANPQMFALAREHAEKTGREAVMFTSILRAQVSLAWVVGPPLAFALALGFGFTFMYAAAAVAFVLCGALVRYYLPSMPKAALKTIAPLQAPRRHRRDALLLFAACSLMWTANGIYLITMPLYLVHELHLPEKLGGVMMGTAAGLEIPIMLLAGYAAKRLGKRSLMRLAVASGVLFYFSLLFITAPLPLLLIQLLNALFIGILAGIGMLYFQDLMPGQAGAATTLFTNSTRVGWIIAGSFAGGVAELWSYHAVFYTALAMVVVAIYCVWRIHEAPARAEESAPLAELLPEKADNGGLPLP; encoded by the coding sequence ATGACCACTCCCTCTGTAACAGCCCGGCGGCTGCCCGACATGACCTCGGCGGCGTTTCTGCTGGTGGCCTTTTTGACCGGCATTGCCGGTGCGCTGCAAACCCCTACCCTGAGCCTGTTCCTGTCGACGGAAGTCCATGCCCGGCCGATGATGGTGGGGCTGTTCTATACCGGCAGTGCGGTGATCGGCATTCTGGTCAGCCAGCTGCTGGCCAGCTGGTCAGATAAACGCGGTGACCGCCGCACCCTGATCTTCTGCTGCTGCCTGCTGGGCGCGCTGGCCTGTGTGCTGTTCGCCTACAACCGCAACTATCTGGTGCTGCTGCTGGTGGGGGTGCTGCTGTCGAGCTTTGGCTCCACCGCCAACCCACAGATGTTCGCGCTGGCGCGTGAGCACGCCGAGAAGACCGGCCGCGAGGCGGTGATGTTCACCTCCATCCTGCGGGCGCAGGTGTCGCTGGCTTGGGTGGTCGGGCCGCCGCTGGCCTTTGCGCTGGCGCTCGGTTTTGGCTTCACCTTTATGTACGCCGCGGCGGCCGTGGCCTTTGTGCTGTGCGGCGCGCTGGTGCGCTACTACCTGCCCTCCATGCCGAAGGCGGCGCTGAAGACCATTGCGCCGTTGCAGGCACCGCGCCGCCACCGCCGCGACGCGCTGCTGCTGTTCGCGGCCTGCTCATTGATGTGGACGGCCAACGGCATCTACCTGATCACCATGCCGCTCTATCTGGTGCATGAGCTGCATCTGCCGGAAAAATTGGGTGGAGTGATGATGGGCACCGCCGCCGGGCTGGAGATCCCGATCATGCTGCTGGCGGGCTATGCGGCGAAACGGCTTGGCAAGCGTAGTTTGATGCGGCTGGCGGTGGCGTCCGGGGTACTGTTCTATTTCAGCCTGCTGTTTATCACCGCTCCGCTGCCGCTGCTGCTGATACAGCTGCTGAACGCGCTGTTCATCGGCATTCTGGCTGGCATCGGGATGCTCTACTTCCAGGATCTGATGCCGGGGCAGGCGGGCGCGGCCACCACGCTGTTCACCAACTCGACGCGCGTCGGCTGGATCATCGCTGGCTCCTTCGCCGGCGGCGTGGCCGAGCTGTGGAGCTACCATGCGGTGTTCTACACCGCGCTGGCGATGGTAGTCGTCGCCATCTACTGCGTGTGGCGCATCCATGAGGCACCGGCCCGCGCGGAGGAGAGCGCGCCGCTGGCAGAGCTGCTGCCGGAGAAAGCAGACAATGGCGGCCTGCCGCTGCCCTGA
- a CDS encoding NUDIX hydrolase, translated as MKVVVGVGVIIVNPQGQVLFGKRSGSHAPYWSIPGGHMEPGESFEQAAIREIEEETGLRLVAPQVIALSNNLETWAQEGKHTVSVCLLARHPGGEAQRREPEKCEAWLWCDPDALPQPHFEASRNAIALWRQGEFYAAGA; from the coding sequence GTGGTGGTAGGGGTAGGTGTGATTATTGTGAACCCGCAGGGGCAGGTGTTGTTTGGCAAACGCAGCGGCAGCCATGCGCCCTACTGGTCAATTCCGGGCGGCCATATGGAGCCAGGGGAGAGCTTTGAACAGGCGGCGATCCGCGAGATAGAGGAGGAGACCGGCCTGCGCCTCGTCGCGCCACAGGTGATTGCCCTGAGCAATAATCTGGAGACCTGGGCGCAGGAGGGGAAGCACACGGTGTCGGTCTGCCTGCTGGCGCGCCACCCCGGCGGCGAGGCCCAGCGGCGGGAGCCGGAGAAGTGCGAGGCGTGGCTCTGGTGCGACCCGGATGCGCTGCCGCAGCCCCACTTTGAGGCGAGCCGCAACGCGATTGCGCTGTGGCGGCAGGGAGAATTTTACGCCGCGGGCGCGTAG